A region from the Salvia splendens isolate huo1 chromosome 15, SspV2, whole genome shotgun sequence genome encodes:
- the LOC121769068 gene encoding uncharacterized protein LOC121769068 yields the protein MNEYGGAELYQIGAVRSSSPTIYPPPSSAGANGALNYIVHTVSKYDTLAGVAIKYGVEVADVKRLNGLVTDLQMFALETIQIPHPGRHPPSPVSSNGHKTPPRPSTTQQTLSSCGHSDLFDSFSSLKLKSKSKSKSKSSSEMKVSLSMSRMQCYYGLRSAEMKGAGEGCEMAMYKKGGAHYLEDGPLLKSSISNPPLSHYRKSKSAADCLDSENGSLIDEDLLQGAESNGSTELIAKLVRRRQKSEADFTSRSTEKLLTEENSNGTAISGKGLALWPKSSGRTVSLGADGEAGGFKPIPIGLGDAFLNDDVNGVKKSSSVSSLQDSDNSAMSSIWPTSKWSLKQDFQALSAAAMTSPIFDGLSKPSNWRNKAAVD from the exons ATGAACGAATATGGAGGAGCCGAATTATACCAAATCGGAGCGGTCCGATCTTCGTCGCCGACGATTTATCCTCCGCCGTCTTCCGCCGGGGCTAATGGTGCTTTAAATTACATAGTCCACACCGTGTCGAAGTACGACACACTCGCCGGCGTCGCCATCAAATACGGTGTCGAG GTTGCTGATGTAAAAAGGCTAAATGGATTGGTGACAGATCTTCAAATGTTTGCCCTTGAGACAATTCAAATTCCGCATCCCGGGAGGCACCCCCCTTCACCCGTCTCGTCTAATGGTCACAAGACTCCTCCACG GCCAAGCACCACTCAGCAGACATTATCAAGTTGTGGACACTCTGAtttatttgattcattttcatcATTGAAATTGAAATCGAAATCGAAATCGAAATCGAAATCTTCTTCAGAAATGAAAGTGTCTCTGTCCATGAGCAGGATGCAATGTTATTATGGTCTTAGATCAGCAGAGATGAAAGGTGCTGGAGAAGGCTGTGAAATGGCAATGTACAAAAAAGGGGGAGCTCATTATCTTGAGGATGGGCCACTTCTCAAATCATCCATCTCTAACCCACCACTTAGCCATTATAGAAAGTCAAAAAGTGCAGCTGATTGTTTAGATTCGGAAAATGGCAGTCTCATTGATGAGGATTTGTTACAAGGAGCTGAAAGTAATGGCTCCACTGAATTAATTGCCAAGTTGGTAAGACGCCGCCAAAAATCTGAGGCTGATTTTACTTCCCGCTCTACTGAGAAGCTTCTGACGGAGGAAAACAGCAATGGTACTGCAATTTCAGGCAAAGGCCTGGCTCTCTGGCCCAAGTCATCTGGTCGTACTGTGTCACTAGGAGCTGATGGGGAAGCAGGAGGGTTCAAACCAATTCCTATAGGGTTGGGGGATGCCTTTCTAAATGATGATGTTAATGGGGTAAAGAAGTCATCAAGTGTATCCAGTTTGCAGGATTCAGACAACAGTGCCATGTCATCCATATGGCCGACGTCAAAGTGGAGTTTAAAGCAAGATTTTCAGGCTCTTTCTGCTGCAGCCATGACTAGTCCAATCTTCGATGGCTTATCTAAGCCTTCAAACTGGAGAAACAAAGCAGCAGTCGATTAA